The following coding sequences are from one Alosa alosa isolate M-15738 ecotype Scorff River chromosome 3, AALO_Geno_1.1, whole genome shotgun sequence window:
- the LOC125292629 gene encoding complement C1q tumor necrosis factor-related protein 3-like, with amino-acid sequence MVAIITLLVLLFSECGAQIQCSQSELETENQLRELRAMVLELRGKLTGTQKELRDTMTALHDTNTALAAVKASNAARDTRLVATERVVEQVKRDTAAQHADLTSVKTNVAKLKYEFTEKPKVAFSAGLTNSGTVKAGNTDLNLVFTKIITNVGEAYSSTTGFFKAPVRGVYYIRFTVMDHLAGHIMYIKMYKNGEQVMFLGEYDTDGHSSYLSSGATLQLEVGDVVNMRLPAGYRLYDDAGNHNTFSGFLLFPL; translated from the coding sequence ATGGTAGCCATCATCacactgctggtgctgctgttctCCGAGTGCGGAGCTCAGATCCAGTGCTCCCAGAGTGAACTGGAGACCGAGAACCAGCTGAGAGAACTCAGAGCCATGGTGCTGGAGCTGAGAGGGAAGCTGACCGGTACCCAGAAGGAGCTCCGGGACACCATGACTGCGCTGCACGACACCAACACTGCGCTAGCAGCAGTGAAGGCCTCAAATGCCGCCAGAGACACCAGACTGGTGGCCACGGAGAGAGTCGTGGAGCAAGTGAAGAGAGACACCGCAGCACAGCATGCAGACTTAACCTCTGTGAAGACCAACGTGGCAAAACTGAAGTATGAGTTTACAGAGAAACCCAAGGTAGCGTTTTCGGCAGGTTTGACCAACTCAGGAACTGTGAAGGCTGGGAACACTGACTTGAACTTGGTCTTCACTAAAATCATCACTAATGTTGGAGAGGCCTACAGCAGCACAACAGGCTTCTTCAAAGCTCCAGTCAGGGGAGTCTACTACATCAGATTCACAGTCATGGACCACCTAGCCGGACACATTATGTACATCAAGATGTATAAGAATGGAGAGCAGGTCATGTTTTTAGGAGAGTATGATACAGATGGACATTCCTCCTATCTGTCCAGTGGTGCGACTCTGCAGCTGGAGGTGGGAGATGTAGTCAACATGCGACTCCCTGCAGGCTACAGGCTCTATGATGATGCTGGTAATCACAACACCTTCAGTGGCTTCCTGCTCTTTCCTCTCTGA